From one Rosa rugosa chromosome 4, drRosRugo1.1, whole genome shotgun sequence genomic stretch:
- the LOC133746325 gene encoding uncharacterized protein LOC133746325, which translates to MASYPYYSPSPPCNNTTSPTLLPPPPPPPACNHTATPTLSPPPLPPPPPACACDKTTPTLPSPPPPPPSSHYSPPLVSLSPPPSSRSQPPPSPSHPSPPPPPFYHSPPIHSPPAPPPRRSPPSPPPPSFYYPPPLLPPPSLPSPSLPPPSSFSPPLHSPPPPPFYYSPPQLPPPSSPPPPKPSTPSPSPLSPDPPPSSPWAPSASYISISPTPTPAPAPAPAPAPPLPGTAVLATFAALGCLFLISGLLSMAKKMDMLPSQLSRLLPGNTGTVPGDYEQGHQTSNDRSGTAKMSSDLPLEESVNEFPDAPKKPSVTDNADASQDVKKAESNEVGEESKDPEKKPRLPKTEKRSSRAKKSGDKQSGMRQGLTTGCRQVLNIGCCLDLNNEDKGAESGSGAHEEESDDRPGKSRINQSESDNREAAQYGEKEPDEGGEKSYESGKKSLQTKNHPGSRRRGEQKLSEISTALDGGLNLGGPNDANEDLKYPSNVDDEISHEHHSNPICNQSENDGIDVTQDVEQQSDAVKRRLISSKETSFHKKKHSSRLTGNQNASIVGQVSNAASNVDLDEEVQSQDNAQDEEEVHESEPQKDYKELKVGGPKNDPRGRQARTRARSREEPLNLNQRMSTGSGNDSSSAVVSLDDEEGKDVLTSQPFDSC; encoded by the coding sequence ATGGCCAGTTATCCATATTACTCCCCTTCACCACCGTGTAATAACACAACTTCTCCTACACTCctccctccaccaccaccaccaccagcatGTAACCACACAGCTACACCAACACTTTCACCCCCACCTctacctccaccaccaccagcaTGTGCCTGTGACAAAACTACTCCCACTTTGCCAtcaccacctccaccaccaccttcaTCTCACTACTCCCCACCATTAGTTTCATTGTCGCCACCACCTTCATCTCGCTCCCAACCACCCCCATCCCCATCACATccgtcaccaccaccaccgccattTTATCATTCCCCACCAATACATTCACCACCGGCCCCACCACCACGACGGTCAcccccatcaccaccaccaccatcatttTATTATCCCCCACCACTACTTCCACCGCCTTCATTGCCATCACCATCGCTGCCGCCGCCTTCATCTTTCTCTCCACCATTAcattcaccaccaccaccaccattttATTATTCCCCACCCCAACTTCCACCGCcttcatcaccaccaccacctaaACCTTCAACACCGTCACCGTCACCACTATCCCCAGACCCACCACCCTCCTCTCCTTGGGCACCCTCTGCAAGTTATATTTCAATttcaccaacaccaacaccagCACCAGCACCAGCACCAGCACCAGCACCACCACTCCCCGGTACAGCAGTTCTTGCCACCTTTGCCGCCCTAGGTTGTCTATTTTTAATTTCTGGTCTCCTTTCCATGGCCAAGAAGATGGACATGCTTCCATCTCAATTATCAAGGCTGCTGCCAGGCAACACTGGGACAGTTCCAGGTGACTACGAACAAGGTCATCAAACCAGTAACGACCGAAGTGGGACCGCGAAGATGAGTTCGGATCTTCCCCTTGAAGAAAGTGTGAATGAATTCCCGGACGCTCCTAAAAAACCCAGTGTGACTGATAATGCAGATGCATCTCAAGATGTGAAGAAAGCAGAATCCAACGAAGTCGGAGAAGAATCAAAGGACCCCGAAAAGAAACCGCGCCTACCCAAGACTGAAAAACGTTCAAGTAGAGCAAAGAAGAGTGGAGACAAGCAGTCTGGAATGCGTCAAGGTCTGACTACTGGATGTCGTCAAGTTCTGAATATTGGATGTTGTTTAGATTTAAATAATGAAGATAAAGGAGCAGAGAGTGGATCTGGTGCACATGAAGAAGAATCAGATGACCGTCCTGGCAAGTCTCGCATTAATCAAAGTGAGTCAGACAACAGAGAAGCTGCTCAGTATGGCGAGAAAGAACCAGATGAAGGTGGAGAAAAATCATACGAATCAGGAAAAAAATCTTTGCAGACGAAAAATCATCCTGGTAGTCGTCGACGTGGGGAACAGAAGCTTTCCGAAATCAGTACAGCTTTGGATGGCGGATTGAATTTGGGTGGTCCAAATGATGCAAATGAAGATCTCAAGTATCCATCTAATGTAGATGATGAAATATCACATGAGCACCACAGCAATCCCATCTGTAACCAAAGTGAGAATGACGGCATAGATGTTACTCAAGATGTGGAGCAACAATCTGATGCAGTTAAACGAAGATTAATCAGTTCAAAAGAGACATCCTTCCACAAGAAAAAGCATTCTAGTCGTCTTACTGGAAACCAAAACGCTTCCATAGTTGGTCAAGTTTCGAATGCCGCAAGTAATGTTGATCTAGATGAGGAAGTGCAATCTCAAGACAATGCTCAGGATGAAGAAGAGGTGCATGAATCAGAGCCCCAAAAGGATTACAAAGAATTGAAAGTAGGTGGTCCAAAAAATGACCCGCGTGGGCGACAAGCTCGTACTCGAGCAAGAAGTAGAGAAGAGCCTTTGAATCTTAACCAACGTATGAGTACTGGTAGTGGTAATGATTCGAGCAGCGCAGTGGTTTCTTTGGACGATGAAGAAGGCAAAGATGTGTTAACGAGTCAACCCTTTGACTCGTGTTAA